In one Pseudomonas sp. MM211 genomic region, the following are encoded:
- a CDS encoding UV damage endonuclease UvsE, protein MSLPRIGFACQYRHPDRSLPAGELKIIEAAFNPRTTTLRWMDSVAQPVAHAKLVEIVEHNLQAQLRLLAYVVSLPKPLQMLRLSSDLLPFYSHPKVSAFYQQPVIQQRLIDGFAAIGAAARAADIRLSMHPGQYCVLGSDRPDVVENSIAEFEYHADMIRMMGYGRQFQDFKCNLHIAGKLGGEGTRAVWARLSQEARHCITFENDEKTYGVDACLALADLAPVVLDVHHCWIHEDDYIAPHADRVARIIDSWRGVRPTMHLSQPQERLQELGLSAEQKLEMPEVLKVVPKRELYGHSARMWNGWTNEYVLQFLDRFDIMFESKDKNVATLEFYERYLKAD, encoded by the coding sequence ATGTCGTTACCCCGCATTGGCTTCGCCTGCCAATACCGTCACCCTGATCGCAGCCTGCCGGCTGGCGAGCTGAAAATCATCGAAGCGGCGTTCAACCCGCGCACCACGACCTTGCGCTGGATGGACAGCGTTGCCCAGCCGGTCGCACACGCCAAGCTGGTCGAGATCGTCGAGCACAACCTGCAGGCTCAACTGCGTCTGCTCGCCTATGTCGTCAGCCTGCCGAAGCCGCTGCAGATGCTGCGCCTGAGCAGCGATCTGCTGCCGTTCTACAGCCACCCGAAGGTCAGTGCCTTCTATCAGCAGCCCGTCATCCAGCAGCGGCTGATCGACGGCTTCGCGGCGATTGGCGCGGCTGCGCGTGCGGCGGATATCCGTCTGTCCATGCACCCCGGCCAGTACTGCGTGCTCGGCTCCGACCGCCCGGATGTGGTCGAGAACAGCATCGCCGAGTTCGAGTACCACGCCGACATGATCCGCATGATGGGCTACGGCCGGCAGTTTCAGGATTTCAAATGCAACCTGCACATCGCCGGCAAGCTGGGTGGTGAAGGTACTCGCGCAGTCTGGGCGCGCCTGTCCCAGGAAGCGCGCCACTGCATCACCTTCGAGAACGACGAGAAGACCTATGGCGTCGACGCTTGCCTGGCTCTCGCCGACCTGGCGCCGGTGGTGCTGGACGTGCACCACTGCTGGATCCATGAGGACGACTACATCGCCCCTCACGCTGACCGCGTGGCGCGCATCATCGACAGCTGGCGCGGCGTACGGCCGACCATGCACCTTTCCCAGCCGCAGGAGCGTTTACAGGAGTTGGGGCTGAGCGCCGAGCAGAAACTGGAAATGCCCGAGGTGCTGAAAGTCGTGCCCAAACGTGAGCTGTACGGCCATAGCGCGCGCATGTGGAATGGGTGGACGAACGAGTACGTTCTGCAATTCCTCGATCGCTTCGACATTATGTTCGAGTCCAAGGACAAGAACGTGGCGACTCTGGAGTTTTACGAGCGGTATCTGAAAGCCGACTAG
- the fadD2 gene encoding long-chain-fatty-acid--CoA ligase FadD2, producing MQPDFWNDKRAAGVANDIDMSAYQSVVEVFERSCKTFADRPAFSNLGRTLTYGELDELSSAFAAYLQQHTDLKPGDRIAVQMPNVLQYPIAVFGALRAGLIVVNTNPLYTAREMRHQFKDAGVRALVYLNMFGKLVQEVLPDSEIEYLIEARMGDMLPTLKGWLINTVVKKVKKMVPDYHLPQALSFKQVLRDGASLSASPVSATHDDIAVLQYTGGTTGVAKGTMLTHSNLIANMLQADACMSQHGADGAELMKRGQEVMIAPLPLYHIYAFTVNCMCMMVNGNHNVLITNPRDIPGFIKELGKWDFSALLGLNTLFVALMDHPDFKKLDFSHLKVTNSGGTALVKATAERWQSLTGCTVVEGYGLTETSPIASANPYGEHARLGTVGIPVPGTAFKVIDDDGNELPLGERGELCIKGPQVMKGYWNRPDATAEVLDDEGWFKSGDIAVIDEDGFVRIVDRKKDMIIVSGFNVYPNEIEDVVMAHSKVASCAAIGVPDEKSGEAVKLFVVKRDASLTAEELKAYCKDNFTGYKVPRHIVFRDSLPMTPVGKILRRELRDNP from the coding sequence ATGCAACCCGATTTCTGGAACGATAAACGCGCCGCTGGCGTGGCCAACGATATCGACATGTCGGCCTACCAGTCGGTGGTCGAGGTGTTCGAGCGCTCCTGCAAGACCTTCGCGGATCGCCCCGCCTTCAGCAACCTGGGTAGAACCCTGACCTATGGCGAGCTGGACGAACTGTCCAGTGCATTCGCCGCCTACCTGCAGCAGCACACCGATCTCAAGCCTGGCGACCGCATCGCTGTGCAGATGCCCAACGTGCTGCAGTACCCCATCGCGGTGTTCGGTGCGCTGCGCGCCGGGCTGATCGTGGTCAACACCAACCCGCTGTATACCGCCCGCGAGATGCGCCATCAGTTCAAGGATGCCGGCGTGCGTGCGCTGGTGTACCTGAACATGTTCGGCAAGCTGGTGCAGGAGGTGCTGCCCGATAGCGAGATCGAGTACCTGATCGAAGCGCGCATGGGTGACATGCTGCCCACGCTCAAGGGCTGGCTCATCAATACGGTGGTCAAGAAGGTCAAGAAGATGGTGCCCGACTACCATCTGCCACAGGCACTGTCGTTCAAACAGGTGCTTCGCGATGGCGCGAGCCTATCGGCTAGCCCGGTCAGCGCCACCCACGACGATATCGCCGTGCTGCAATACACCGGCGGCACCACCGGGGTGGCCAAGGGCACCATGCTCACCCACTCCAACCTGATCGCCAACATGCTGCAGGCCGATGCCTGCATGTCCCAGCACGGTGCCGATGGCGCCGAGCTGATGAAGCGCGGCCAGGAGGTGATGATCGCGCCGCTGCCGCTCTATCACATCTATGCCTTCACGGTTAATTGCATGTGCATGATGGTCAACGGCAATCACAACGTGCTGATTACCAATCCACGGGACATCCCAGGCTTCATCAAGGAGCTGGGCAAATGGGACTTCTCCGCGCTGCTGGGGCTCAATACCCTGTTCGTCGCGCTGATGGATCACCCAGACTTCAAAAAGCTCGACTTCAGCCACCTCAAGGTCACCAATTCGGGCGGTACCGCGCTGGTCAAGGCGACCGCCGAGCGTTGGCAGAGCCTGACCGGCTGCACGGTGGTCGAAGGCTACGGCCTCACCGAAACCTCGCCGATCGCCAGCGCCAACCCCTATGGCGAGCATGCGCGGCTGGGCACGGTGGGCATTCCGGTGCCGGGCACTGCCTTCAAGGTCATCGACGACGACGGCAACGAGTTGCCGCTGGGCGAGCGGGGCGAGCTGTGCATCAAGGGCCCGCAGGTGATGAAGGGCTACTGGAACCGACCAGACGCCACCGCCGAGGTGCTGGACGACGAGGGCTGGTTCAAGTCCGGTGATATCGCGGTGATCGACGAGGACGGTTTTGTACGCATCGTCGACCGCAAGAAGGACATGATCATCGTCTCCGGCTTCAACGTGTACCCCAACGAGATCGAGGACGTGGTGATGGCCCACAGCAAGGTGGCCAGCTGCGCGGCCATTGGCGTGCCCGACGAAAAATCCGGTGAGGCGGTCAAGCTGTTCGTGGTCAAGCGTGACGCCAGCCTCACTGCCGAGGAGCTGAAGGCGTACTGCAAGGACAACTTCACGGGCTACAAGGTGCCGCGGCACATCGTCTTCCGGGATTCGCTGCCCATGACCCCGGTGGGCAAGATCTTGCGACGCGAGCTGCGCGACAATCCATGA
- the fadD1 gene encoding long-chain-fatty-acid--CoA ligase FadD1 yields MTENFWTDKYPEGIAAEIDPDQYPNVQAVLKQSCQRFADKPAFTNLGKTLTYGEMFELSGHFAAYLQQHTDLQPGDRIAVQLPNVLQYPIVVFGALRAGLVVVNTNPLYTAREMEHQFKDSGAKALVCLANMAHLAEQVVPKTGVKTVIVTEVGDMLSPLKRLLVNAVVKYVKKMVPAYNLPAAIKLTDALSQGRGKAVSEASPGAEEIAVLQYTGGTTGVAKGAMLTHRNLIANMLQCRELMGSNLNEGSEILVAPLPLYHIYAFTFHCMAMMHCGNHNLLITNPRDLPTMIKDLSKFKFSGFVGLNTLFVALSNNEGFQKLDFSKLKVTLSGGMALQQAAAERWKQVTGCAICEGYGLTETSPVASVNPITNIQLGTIGIPAPSTLFKVIDDQGNDLALGETGELCIKGPQVMKGYWQRQEATDEVIDANGWFKTGDIGIIQPDGYIRIVDRKKDMILVSGFNVYPNELEEVLVALPGVLQCAAIGVPDERSGESIKVFVVVKPGMTLTKEQVLQHMHDNLTGYKRPKQVEFRESLPTTNVGKILRRELRDEELKKLGKK; encoded by the coding sequence ATGACCGAAAACTTCTGGACGGACAAGTATCCCGAGGGGATCGCGGCCGAGATCGATCCCGACCAGTACCCCAACGTTCAGGCGGTGCTGAAGCAGTCCTGCCAGCGTTTTGCCGACAAGCCCGCATTCACCAACCTGGGCAAGACCCTCACCTACGGTGAGATGTTCGAGCTCTCCGGTCACTTCGCAGCCTACCTGCAGCAGCACACGGATCTGCAGCCCGGCGACCGTATTGCCGTGCAACTGCCCAACGTTCTGCAATACCCGATCGTGGTGTTCGGCGCGCTGCGTGCCGGGCTGGTGGTGGTCAACACCAACCCGCTGTACACCGCCCGTGAAATGGAACACCAGTTCAAGGATTCCGGCGCCAAGGCGCTGGTCTGCCTGGCCAACATGGCCCATCTGGCCGAGCAGGTGGTACCCAAGACCGGCGTGAAGACGGTGATCGTCACCGAGGTCGGCGACATGCTATCGCCGCTCAAGCGCTTGCTGGTCAACGCCGTGGTCAAGTACGTGAAGAAGATGGTGCCGGCCTACAACCTGCCTGCCGCCATCAAACTCACCGATGCCCTGAGCCAGGGCCGTGGCAAGGCCGTCAGTGAAGCCAGCCCCGGCGCCGAAGAGATCGCCGTGCTGCAATACACCGGCGGCACCACCGGCGTGGCCAAAGGCGCGATGCTGACCCACCGCAACCTGATCGCCAACATGTTGCAGTGCCGCGAGTTGATGGGCTCGAACCTCAACGAAGGCAGCGAGATCTTGGTCGCGCCGTTGCCGCTGTACCACATCTACGCCTTCACCTTTCACTGCATGGCGATGATGCACTGCGGCAACCACAACCTGCTGATCACCAACCCGCGTGATCTGCCGACCATGATCAAGGATCTGTCCAAGTTCAAGTTCAGCGGCTTCGTCGGCCTCAATACCTTGTTCGTCGCGCTGAGCAACAACGAGGGCTTCCAGAAGCTCGATTTCTCCAAGCTCAAGGTCACTTTGTCCGGTGGTATGGCGCTGCAGCAAGCGGCAGCCGAGCGCTGGAAGCAGGTAACCGGCTGCGCCATCTGCGAAGGCTACGGCCTGACCGAAACCAGCCCGGTGGCTTCGGTCAACCCGATTACCAACATCCAGTTGGGCACCATTGGCATTCCGGCACCGTCCACCCTGTTCAAGGTGATCGACGACCAGGGCAACGACCTTGCCCTGGGTGAAACCGGCGAGCTGTGCATCAAGGGCCCGCAGGTGATGAAGGGCTACTGGCAGCGCCAGGAAGCTACCGACGAAGTGATCGATGCCAACGGCTGGTTCAAGACCGGCGACATCGGCATCATTCAGCCGGATGGCTACATCCGTATCGTCGACCGCAAGAAGGACATGATTCTGGTGTCCGGCTTCAACGTCTACCCGAACGAGCTGGAAGAAGTGCTGGTGGCCCTGCCGGGCGTGCTGCAGTGCGCCGCCATTGGCGTGCCGGACGAGCGTTCCGGTGAGTCGATCAAGGTATTCGTGGTGGTCAAACCGGGCATGACGCTGACCAAGGAGCAAGTCCTGCAGCACATGCACGACAACCTCACCGGCTACAAGCGACCCAAACAGGTCGAGTTCCGCGAGAGCCTGCCGACCACCAACGTCGGCAAGATCCTGCGCCGCGAGCTGCGCGATGAAGAACTGAAGAAACTCGGCAAGAAGTAA
- a CDS encoding phosphonate ABC transporter ATP-binding protein — protein MTLRLSGIGLRHGNGVQALQNLHLNIERGERVAIIGPSGAGKSSLLNLLATALAPSTGELQVLGEHPWQLSSRQRQRLRARIGLIHQAPPLPSRQRVVTAVLAGKLGQWGLGKSLLNLLHPLDIPGARAELAKLDLADKLFARCGELSGGQLQRVGIARALYQAPALLLADEPVSAMDPRLADHTLSLLCRHAQASQVTLVASLHTVELALTHFPRIIGLRDGQIVFDLAASDVDRQRLDTLYANEQLNPETQGVATASPWTARC, from the coding sequence ATGACCCTGCGGCTGTCCGGCATCGGCCTCAGGCACGGCAACGGTGTTCAGGCACTGCAGAATCTGCACCTGAACATCGAGCGCGGCGAGCGGGTGGCGATCATCGGCCCGTCAGGCGCCGGCAAGTCGAGCCTGCTCAACCTGCTGGCCACGGCGCTGGCACCAAGCACCGGCGAATTGCAGGTGCTCGGTGAGCATCCCTGGCAGCTCTCCAGTCGCCAGCGCCAACGTCTGCGTGCGCGTATCGGCCTGATTCATCAGGCGCCACCGCTGCCCTCGCGGCAACGCGTGGTCACCGCGGTGCTGGCCGGCAAGCTCGGCCAGTGGGGCCTGGGCAAGAGCCTGCTCAATCTGCTGCACCCGCTGGACATTCCAGGCGCCCGTGCCGAGCTGGCCAAGCTGGATCTGGCCGACAAGCTGTTCGCCCGCTGCGGCGAACTGTCTGGCGGCCAGTTGCAACGGGTCGGCATTGCCAGAGCGCTGTATCAGGCGCCAGCGCTGCTGCTTGCCGACGAACCGGTCTCGGCGATGGATCCACGCCTGGCCGATCACACGTTGTCGCTGCTTTGCCGCCATGCGCAGGCCAGCCAGGTCACGCTGGTCGCCAGCCTGCACACGGTGGAACTGGCCCTGACGCATTTCCCGCGGATCATTGGCCTGCGCGACGGACAGATCGTCTTCGACCTCGCCGCTAGCGACGTCGACCGGCAGCGCCTCGACACCTTATATGCCAATGAGCAACTGAACCCCGAGACCCAAGGGGTGGCAACCGCAAGCCCCTGGACAGCACGATGCTGA
- a CDS encoding PhnE/PtxC family ABC transporter permease, translating into MLKRDGRDPAAAPRLLLSLLAIALLWPGIQLAELDLAVLLQPESTRSMGSFLEGFWPPAHDADFLALLLEATLQTLAIATAGMALALLLAVPACLLASRALSLSAAARGGRPSLLGQCLRWPVRGLLIILRSVPEIVWALLFVRAVGLGPTAGVLAIAITYAGMLGKVYAEIFESVDQRPMHALLHSGSGRLAAFAYGVLPNAAGELTSYTVYRWECAVRASVVMGFVGAGGLGQQIDLSMRMFAGAEVASMLLTFLVLVLLADQLSRLLRGRFA; encoded by the coding sequence ATGCTGAAACGCGACGGGCGCGATCCCGCGGCCGCGCCACGCTTGCTCTTGAGCTTGCTGGCTATTGCCCTGCTGTGGCCGGGTATCCAGCTGGCCGAACTGGATCTGGCGGTGTTGCTGCAGCCGGAAAGCACCCGCTCGATGGGCAGCTTTCTCGAGGGCTTCTGGCCACCGGCGCACGATGCCGATTTCCTTGCCCTGCTGCTGGAAGCCACCCTGCAGACCCTCGCCATCGCCACCGCCGGCATGGCCCTGGCGCTGCTGCTGGCTGTGCCGGCCTGCCTGCTGGCAAGCCGCGCGCTGTCGCTGTCGGCAGCCGCTCGCGGCGGGCGACCCAGCCTGCTCGGCCAGTGCTTGCGCTGGCCGGTGCGCGGCTTGCTGATCATTCTGCGCAGCGTGCCGGAAATCGTCTGGGCGCTGCTGTTCGTGCGTGCCGTCGGCCTGGGCCCTACCGCAGGCGTGCTGGCCATCGCCATCACCTATGCGGGGATGCTCGGCAAGGTCTATGCGGAAATCTTCGAGTCGGTTGATCAACGCCCGATGCATGCCCTGCTGCACTCAGGGAGCGGGCGCCTGGCGGCCTTCGCCTACGGGGTGTTACCCAATGCGGCCGGCGAACTGACCTCTTATACCGTGTACCGCTGGGAGTGCGCAGTGCGTGCCTCGGTGGTAATGGGTTTCGTCGGTGCGGGAGGCCTGGGCCAGCAGATCGATCTGTCCATGCGCATGTTCGCCGGTGCAGAAGTGGCGAGCATGCTGCTGACCTTCCTGGTGCTGGTGTTGTTGGCCGACCAGCTCAGCCGCCTGCTACGCGGCAGGTTCGCATGA
- the phnE gene encoding phosphonate ABC transporter, permease protein PhnE: MRRLGNGLLVLAILAAVGCSFVYLGLDLLGLFSGDSLGQMGSYALRFMSPDLSIEHLQATVQGAKETLAMSALGTLLAAVLGLLLALPAAGRLGWPLQSVTRLLLNALRAIPELVWALLMVLAAGLGPNAGTLALALHTAGVLGRLFAEALENTPPEPAAAIRLQGGGAWVAFCYGTLPNLWPQLLAYTLYRWENNIRMAAVMGFVGAGGLGQMLYVSLSLFQEAQASTVILAMLLLVLAVDAFSGWTRQRWVRN; this comes from the coding sequence ATGAGGCGCCTGGGCAATGGCTTGCTGGTGCTGGCCATCCTCGCAGCGGTCGGCTGCTCCTTTGTGTACCTGGGTCTGGATCTGCTCGGCCTGTTCAGCGGCGACAGCCTGGGACAGATGGGCAGCTACGCGCTGCGTTTCATGAGCCCGGATCTGAGTATCGAGCACCTGCAGGCCACGGTGCAGGGTGCCAAGGAAACCCTGGCCATGTCGGCACTGGGCACCCTGCTCGCCGCCGTACTGGGATTGCTCCTCGCCCTGCCCGCAGCAGGTCGTCTGGGCTGGCCGCTGCAGAGCGTTACGCGCCTGCTGCTCAATGCGTTGCGCGCCATTCCCGAGCTCGTCTGGGCGTTGCTGATGGTGCTGGCCGCCGGCCTGGGCCCCAACGCCGGCACGCTGGCATTGGCGCTACACACCGCTGGTGTACTCGGTCGGCTGTTCGCCGAGGCGCTGGAAAACACCCCGCCGGAGCCAGCCGCCGCCATTCGCCTGCAGGGCGGCGGTGCCTGGGTGGCCTTTTGTTACGGCACCCTGCCCAACCTATGGCCACAACTGCTGGCGTACACCCTGTACCGCTGGGAGAACAACATCCGTATGGCCGCAGTCATGGGTTTCGTCGGCGCAGGCGGGCTAGGCCAGATGCTGTACGTCAGCCTAAGCCTTTTTCAAGAGGCCCAGGCCAGCACCGTGATCCTTGCCATGTTGTTGCTGGTACTCGCCGTAGATGCCTTCAGTGGCTGGACGCGACAACGCTGGGTGCGCAACTAA
- the mnmH gene encoding tRNA 2-selenouridine(34) synthase MnmH, protein MRDDARNYRELFLSDVPMMDTRAPVEFVKGAFPGVLNLPLMTDLERQKVGTCYKQHGQDAAIKLGHQLVGGQTKAERVEAWAAFARANPQGYLYCFRGGLRSQIVQQWLKEAGIDYPRVVGGYKAMRTFLLETLEQAVEQCQFVVLGGMTGTGKTDVLAQLPNALDLEGHANHRGSSFGKRATGQPAQIDFENALAVDILRKRAAAIEQFVVEDEGRIVGSCNVPLALYQGMQGYPLVWLEDSFDNRVERIQRDYVVDLCAEFIRVHGEEQGFGLFAERLLQSLNNIHKRLGGERHQRLLVIMQAALDEQQRSGKVDLHRGWIEGLLREYYDPMYAYQRDSKAERIEFAGDEASVIEYLRNRRA, encoded by the coding sequence ATGCGCGACGACGCCCGCAACTACCGCGAGCTGTTTCTTTCCGATGTACCGATGATGGATACCCGTGCACCGGTGGAGTTCGTCAAAGGGGCCTTTCCCGGTGTACTCAACCTGCCGCTGATGACCGATCTGGAGCGGCAGAAGGTCGGTACCTGCTACAAGCAGCACGGCCAGGATGCCGCCATCAAGCTGGGCCACCAACTGGTCGGCGGCCAGACCAAGGCCGAGCGTGTCGAGGCCTGGGCTGCGTTCGCGCGGGCCAATCCGCAGGGTTACTTGTACTGCTTCCGCGGCGGCTTGCGCTCGCAGATCGTCCAGCAATGGCTCAAGGAAGCCGGCATCGACTATCCGCGTGTGGTCGGTGGCTACAAGGCCATGCGCACCTTTCTGCTGGAAACCCTCGAGCAGGCGGTGGAGCAGTGCCAGTTCGTCGTGCTTGGCGGCATGACCGGCACCGGCAAGACCGACGTGCTGGCGCAACTGCCTAACGCGCTTGATCTCGAAGGCCATGCCAATCACCGCGGCTCCAGCTTCGGCAAGCGTGCCACCGGCCAGCCTGCGCAGATCGACTTCGAGAACGCCTTGGCCGTCGACATCCTCAGAAAGCGCGCGGCGGCTATCGAGCAGTTCGTGGTCGAGGACGAAGGCCGTATCGTTGGTAGTTGCAATGTGCCGCTGGCGCTGTACCAGGGTATGCAGGGTTACCCGCTGGTCTGGCTGGAGGACAGTTTCGACAACCGTGTCGAGCGCATCCAGCGCGATTACGTGGTCGATCTGTGCGCCGAGTTCATCCGCGTGCACGGCGAGGAGCAGGGCTTCGGGCTGTTCGCCGAGCGCCTGTTGCAGAGCCTCAACAACATCCACAAACGCCTGGGAGGCGAGCGTCACCAGCGCCTGCTGGTGATCATGCAGGCAGCGCTGGACGAGCAACAGCGCAGCGGCAAGGTCGACCTGCACCGCGGCTGGATCGAAGGCCTGCTGCGCGAATACTACGACCCCATGTACGCCTATCAGCGCGACAGCAAGGCCGAGCGCATCGAGTTCGCCGGCGACGAAGCATCGGTGATCGAATATTTGCGTAACCGCCGCGCCTGA
- the selD gene encoding selenide, water dikinase SelD: MSEPIRLTQYSHGAGCGCKISPKVLEVILAGSGAQNLDPNLWVGNASRDDAAVYALDEERGVVSTTDFFMPIVDDPFDFGRIAATNAISDIYAMGGDPLMAIAILGWPVNLLPPEVAREVIRGGRAVCDAAGIPLAGGHSIDAPEPIFGLAVTGVVNKRHIKRNDTAQVGDTLYLTKPLGIGILTTAEKKAKLRAEDVGLARDWMCTLNKPGSRFGKLEGVNAMTDVTGFGLLGHLVEMADGSGLSARLDYAAVPRLPGVEHYLAEGCVPGGTLRNFDSYGERIEALSDEQRDLLCDPQTSGGLLIAVSEQGEAEFLALAAELGLELAPIGVLVERQRHAVEVF, translated from the coding sequence ATGAGTGAGCCGATCCGCCTGACCCAGTACAGCCATGGTGCCGGTTGCGGCTGCAAGATTTCCCCCAAGGTGCTGGAGGTGATCCTCGCAGGCAGCGGCGCGCAGAATCTCGACCCAAATCTCTGGGTGGGCAATGCCTCCCGTGATGACGCCGCGGTGTATGCCCTCGACGAAGAGCGCGGTGTGGTGTCGACCACCGATTTCTTCATGCCCATCGTCGATGACCCCTTCGACTTCGGCCGCATCGCCGCCACCAATGCGATCAGCGATATCTACGCCATGGGCGGCGACCCGTTGATGGCCATCGCCATTCTCGGCTGGCCGGTCAACCTGCTGCCGCCTGAAGTCGCCCGCGAAGTGATCCGCGGCGGCCGCGCCGTCTGCGATGCCGCCGGCATCCCGCTGGCCGGTGGGCATTCCATCGATGCCCCGGAGCCGATCTTCGGCCTGGCGGTGACCGGCGTGGTGAACAAGCGACACATTAAGCGCAACGACACTGCCCAGGTCGGCGACACTCTTTATCTGACCAAACCATTGGGCATCGGCATCCTCACCACGGCCGAGAAAAAGGCCAAGCTGCGCGCCGAAGACGTCGGCCTGGCCCGTGACTGGATGTGTACCCTGAACAAGCCTGGTAGCCGCTTCGGCAAGCTCGAGGGCGTCAACGCGATGACCGACGTGACGGGCTTCGGCCTGCTCGGCCACCTGGTGGAAATGGCCGACGGATCGGGGCTCAGCGCGCGCCTGGACTATGCTGCCGTGCCGCGTCTGCCAGGCGTCGAGCACTACCTTGCCGAGGGCTGTGTACCAGGCGGCACGCTGCGTAACTTCGACAGCTATGGCGAGCGCATCGAGGCGCTCAGTGACGAGCAGCGCGACCTGCTCTGTGATCCGCAGACCAGCGGCGGTCTGTTGATCGCCGTCAGCGAGCAGGGCGAGGCCGAGTTCCTTGCGCTCGCCGCCGAGCTGGGGTTGGAGCTGGCGCCCATCGGTGTGCTGGTCGAGCGACAGCGTCACGCGGTAGAGGTGTTCTGA
- a CDS encoding Nramp family divalent metal transporter has protein sequence MTDNNETRTPSMEEPTDATPPSSTAARWKLIGPGIVVAVTGVGAGDLVATLIAGSRFGYALLWAAVVGCIVKIALAEGSARYHLATGSTILEGWRSLGKWTYWYFGIYIVVWGFVYGGTAMSATALPLAALFPDVMPFWMWGALSGIAGAVFVLFNRYSAFETVMKLFIGIMFTVVVGLAILVMPNLGNALTGLVPTFPEGSAIYTLGLIGGVGGTITMASYGYWVQAKGWRTPAWMGMMRLDNRVAYIATGIFVISMLIVGAELLYTAQITLAGGDRGLLDLDEILRERFGSVVSTLFLVGFAATTFSSILGVWHGVSLLFADFVRQVQGGEQAKGARQDLERTPAFRFYVLWLTFPPMLLLTLGRPFGLVIAYGAFGAFFMPFLALTLIWLLNSKRVPAEWRSGWLSNGLLGVAAALFVVLCLNELFRLIG, from the coding sequence ATGACCGACAACAATGAGACGCGCACACCTTCGATGGAAGAACCAACGGATGCGACCCCGCCGAGCAGTACGGCGGCCCGCTGGAAGCTAATCGGCCCCGGCATCGTGGTCGCGGTCACCGGCGTCGGCGCCGGCGACCTCGTGGCGACCCTGATCGCCGGCTCCCGCTTCGGCTATGCACTGCTGTGGGCCGCGGTCGTGGGCTGCATCGTGAAGATTGCCCTCGCAGAAGGCTCGGCGCGCTACCACCTGGCGACCGGATCGACGATTCTCGAAGGCTGGCGCTCACTGGGTAAGTGGACGTACTGGTACTTCGGTATCTACATCGTGGTCTGGGGCTTCGTTTACGGCGGCACGGCGATGAGCGCCACGGCGCTACCTCTGGCCGCATTGTTCCCGGACGTGATGCCATTCTGGATGTGGGGGGCATTGTCGGGGATCGCGGGCGCGGTGTTCGTCCTGTTCAACCGCTACAGCGCCTTCGAAACCGTCATGAAGCTGTTCATCGGCATCATGTTCACGGTGGTGGTCGGCCTCGCCATCCTGGTCATGCCGAACCTCGGCAACGCGCTAACCGGCCTGGTGCCAACCTTTCCCGAAGGCTCGGCGATTTACACGCTCGGCCTCATCGGCGGCGTCGGCGGCACCATCACCATGGCGTCCTATGGCTATTGGGTGCAGGCCAAGGGTTGGCGTACGCCGGCCTGGATGGGCATGATGCGGCTGGACAACCGCGTCGCCTACATAGCGACCGGTATCTTCGTGATTTCGATGCTGATCGTGGGCGCCGAGCTGCTCTACACCGCACAAATCACCCTGGCCGGTGGCGACCGCGGCCTGCTCGACCTGGATGAAATCCTGCGTGAGCGCTTTGGCAGCGTGGTGTCCACCCTGTTCCTCGTCGGCTTCGCCGCGACCACCTTCTCCTCGATCCTGGGTGTCTGGCACGGCGTGTCGCTGCTGTTCGCAGATTTTGTACGCCAGGTGCAGGGCGGCGAGCAGGCCAAAGGTGCGCGGCAGGATCTGGAAAGGACTCCGGCCTTCCGCTTCTACGTGCTATGGCTGACCTTCCCGCCGATGCTGCTGCTCACCCTGGGCCGGCCATTCGGCCTGGTGATCGCCTACGGCGCCTTCGGTGCGTTCTTCATGCCGTTCCTGGCGCTCACGCTGATCTGGCTGCTCAACTCGAAAAGGGTTCCGGCGGAGTGGCGATCGGGCTGGCTGTCCAACGGCCTGCTGGGCGTCGCTGCCGCGTTGTTCGTAGTGCTTTGTCTAAACGAACTCTTCCGGCTGATTGGTTAG